CGGATGGAACACTCTTGGGTATTCATCTACAAAATCTGCAACCACAAGAGATACCCTGATTGATGTCTCAGAAAAATGGACAAAAGTAATTGGATGGGATGCAGAAGAGCAAAATTTTGAGGACACAATAATCAGCGGGGGAAGCGGGAACTATGCAGATTCAAGATCTATGCTGCCCGGAAAAGGTTATTGGGTCTGGATGAAAGATGAAGGAACAATCGCTTCATTAGCTATAAACTCTATGGAGGTATGAAATTATGATATTTCATAATTTTACATTAAAACGCTTAAATATCTCAATAATTGCACTGATTTTAATATTTGGGATATTGACAGCAACCGCATCAGCTGACTCTGAAACAATCCCGACATTCCCCTGTGAATACTCCGGAAGCGTAACAATCGGAGACATACCTGCTCCCGCCGGAACAATCATCAGGGCCTTTATCGGTGAGGAAGAGGCCGGAAGGATTACTGTAACAGATGCCGGATTTTACGGCGGTGTTGGTCTTTTTGACAACCGGCTTCTTGTTGAAGGAGATGCAGATGCAGCGAGTCAGGAAATAATCTTTAAGATATGGAGCAATAATGTCAGTGAAACTTTAGTCTATCAGCCCGGAGACAGCCGGACATTTGACCTCCATATTGCAGAACTTGAAGGAGATTTTAATACAAATGCCTTTGTTGACATTGGTGATGTCTCAAAGGTTGCCTACATGGTAGCAGATAAGATAGAACCGGAAATCTCAGCAGATTTCAACGGCAATGGTGAGGTTGATATAGGTGATGCTTCAAAGATTGCATACTTCTTTGTCCGGAATGTTGAATTCCTGTAAATTCCCTTTTTTCTGAAATTTTCTCATCAGCATAACTTCGGAAAGGCAAGCCACAAGCCTTCTGCCGCAGCAGTAGGCGCAGTGGCGGTAGTAAAACAGCCGAATGCCCTGAGTTCTCAGCGGCACTTTGGCGTTAGCAGGCCCAGTAAACCGGATAAAAATAGCGAACTTTTCACGCCTGAGTGAAACGAGGGTGGGAAGAGTGAGCGTCCGGAAGTGGTATTAAGCGAGTGAAGGAAAGACTCCGGAAAACCGGATTCCAGTATCACACCCGGCAAACCCTGGTGAAGTGAAAACTTCCGGCAGGAGATTTCAGTATAATAACCGGCCCGTCATCAATCTGAACTTATCTTATTATTTCTCATCGGCACAACTCCGGTAAGCAAGCCACAAGCCTTCTGCCGCAGCAGGAGGTGCAGTGGCGATAGTGGGATCAGCCGAATGACTCTGAGAAACTCAGAGGAATTGGGCGGTTCACTCAACCGTTAAGTAACTGATAGCACTCTTCCAGACAAACCGGATTCCATTATAGCAACCGGCCCGTTATTAATCTGAATACCTCCGGCCCTTTGTTATGATAGAATACATCCAGACAAACCGGATTGTTTGAGAAAACCATTCATCCAGATAAATCGCACAACTCCGGAGAGCAAGCCACAAGCCTTTTGCCGCAGCAATAGGTGCAGTGGCGATAGTGGGATCAGCCGAATGACTCTGAGGAACTCAGAGGAATTGGGCGGTTCACTCAACCGTTAAGTAACTGATAGCACTCTTCCAGACAAACCGGATTCCATTATAGCAACCGGCCCGTTATTAATCTGAATACTTCCGCCCGTTTGTCACGGTGAAAACTTCCGGCAGAGGGTTTCAGCATAACAGCCGGCATCCGGATATAATATATTCCTCCGGCCCGTTTTCATCAGCTTAAAACCCGGTAAGCAAGTGAAAGAGATCCTCCGGAAAACCCTGGTGAAGTGAAAACTTCCGGCAGGGGATTTCAGAGTAATAACCGGCCCGTTATTAATTTGAATACTTCCGGCCCTTTGTAATGGTGAAAACTTCCGTAAGAGGGTTTTAACATAACAGCCGGCATTTGGATATAATAAATTCCTCCGGCCCGTTTTCATCAGCTTAAAACCCGGTAAGCAAGTGAAAGAGATCCTCCGGAGAACGTATGTCCTGACATTAGTAAAAAAAGATATAAATTTAATATAACCGGACATTCACAGCCTTTTCGGACCATTCACCTCTCTTTTTATTAAAAGAAGGAACAACATCAAAAATTACCTGACATCTATCTTTAATGTCTTCGGTCAGCTCATTTTTAAAACCAATGATACCTTCAGAACCGGGAGGATTAACAAAGAAGTATTCTCTCTCTTCATAACCGAGATAAATAATTCCTACAATATCGGTTTCAATGGGTTCTTCTTTAGGGATTTCTCTTTTGAATTCATCGCCTGCATCCAAATATTTCATCCAGTAATCATTACAAATAGAAAGTAATTCCCCAACATTTCCATCAAAAGAACCAATCTGCATATCTTCAAGAGATTTCTGAAGTGTTTGTGGAATAGTCCATTTATTTTTAGCTCTTACCGCAGCAGCAAGCAGATAATGATTCCTGGCTTCGTTATCCATTCCAATTTTTCTAAAAACATCACCCAAATCTGCATAATAGCCTACAAGGAACTCAGGTTTTTGACTGCCTGTAACAGACTTAACCAAATAATAAAGACCTTCATCAGTTCTGCCGGATTTTATGAACATACTTCCGTATTCATGGAACATATACGGATCAGGTTTTGTTATAACTCTTAAATCATTGAATGCTTCTTCTGCATTTTCATAATCTTCTAATTTTGAGTATGCTCTAAAAAGGTTGTATGCAAAAAATTTTTTGTGGTTTGGGAAATTATCAATAGCCCATTTACTTATTTGAATAGACTCATTGGCAGAACCAGTCTCAATAAGAGCTGTTATTTTGTAGTTTGTCCATCTCCCAAGATAACTCCATCCTTTTTTACCATCCGGAAGAGTCAGTCCTTCTTTGCTTAAAGATGCAGGATTTACAGCATTTGCCCATTTTAGCAAAATATTCCAGTTTTTGTTCTCTTTTGCAGATTTCATTATCACAAAAGCAATTTTATTTACTGCTTGATCAGCTGCATTAAGTTTTAGTATCTTTTCTCCTTCACGATCAATATTTTCTAAAGGAACACCCCTTTTAGAGAGATTATCTACTATATCTGCAATAGTCCATGATATTTCATTACTTATCCAGTTAAGATAGAAATAATCAGAGGGGATTGATAAAGCAAAGGCTAAACCTTCTTTAAGCAGCTTTAATTTTCTTAAGCAGTTCAAAATTCCGGCAGCATCATATTCATTTCCATGACCTCCGTCCCACTTAAATTTATATTCTTCAAGTGCCTCAAGATACCTGCCACTTTTTCTTAATTCATTCGCATTTAATCGATTATTATCCCCAGATTCCATTTTAAATCCCCATTATTTTTTTGGATGCGTATGCAAACAATCCCATCTCTACGTCTGAAACAGTCCATTCACCATTATTTCTAAGGCCATAGTAAACCATTTTTTCCGGATGGGGGCATACAACTTCCCTCCTATTTAGCTCATCAGCTATTCCTTTAAGGATTGCAATCCAATTGCCATATTCTGAAGGCCAGCCCGGTTGGGTTTTAAGAATCGCCCATCGTCCGTTGTAATTTGTTGCCCGTAAATTCAGCAGTTGAATTTCTGAAACATTGTTATCACCAATTCCAAACACTCTGACAATTCTTGTATCAAGTGCTCCGAACTCCTTAGGTACTGCAAATCTAAGGAGTTTAGTCAGATATGTAGGTCCAAATCCTTTGATTTGTGATTGAAGAATAGAAACCGCATTATCCGGTTCATCAATAAATGCTTTGGAAGGAGTTTCTTTATCGTATAAGCTTATGCGAATATAATCATCACACCTGATGTTTGAGATTTTTGGAAGGCCACCCCATTGAGCAATTTCGATAAGACATTCTTTGTCAAGTAATCTCTCCTTTGCAAGGTTTGAAACCATTAATTCAAGTCTGCAAATGTTTGGGTATCCATTTTTCCAGGAATCTTTATTCCAGCTATAGTCTTTGTAATTCTCTCTGAGGTCGACTTTACTCATTATCAGTTCAACAATTTTTTTCCTTTGGTGTTCATTGATTTCCATTTAGATCACTCCTGTGGTCAATACTGTATAGGCCATACAGTAAGATTAATAAGTTCACGTGATAAACATGAACATTATGACCTATGTGAACAATGTGGGAACCATGACCTCCAACAAATATGTCGGAGAAAGAATCCATATAATTCCGCTGGGCCATGAATATGATCGTGCAATTGCTCCTTTTACAAATTTAAAAGCGGAACGAGCATATGTCCTTTCTGTACCAGTAAATTCTGAATTAAATCCGGATATGCTTAAAAAACAGAATCACTTTACAAAGAAAGTTATCACTGAGCTTGAAAGAGCCGGGATAAAAGCTATTGATCAAAGAGTAAATCTCTTCGACATAAATGAAACTTTGAAAGCTATCTCAATATTAATTGTAAATGAGAAAAAGAAAGGCAATGATGTCCTTGTTAATATGTCAGCATGCGGAAGAAAAACATCATTTGCTGCTGTTATGGCTGCTATGGTTCATAAAGTAGGGGTATATTATGTATCTGCAAATAATTATGTCGCAGACAATAATGGTGACCAATATTATGAACATGGCCTTAGCATTGTCGAAGATTTTAACAGACCAATTGAACTTTTAAGTCCATTCAAAATTATGCTGCCAAAATATGAATCACAAATAATTCTGAAGGAACTTTATGAACAAAATGAAAAGAAATTAAGCCTTTTAGAGATTATCAAAAAACTAGGTTCTGATAAAAATAGTGTTGAAGGCTTTGAAAACTGTCCTTCAATCATAAAAGATACTAAAATAACTGATAGAATGGGATATAGATCCCTTCTGAACAAAGTAAACAGGAATTTTTTATCTGAATTATTGGAAAACAACTATATCGAACGGAAAAAATCAGGGAGAGAATATTATATTAAATTAACAGAGAGCGGAGAGACAATTGCCTGTGTTAGTGGTCTTTTAGAAGTCACCTCTTCTTCTCCGAATAGGATAAAATAATTATTCTGTGTTTTCAGTCCCATTAGGTAGTTACAAACCTAATAAACCGGGTGAAGATACTCTTTCTGAAATTTTAAATTACCGGATTATAAAATTTCTTTTTAAATGGATATATTAAATAGTGATATATTGCAATATTTACTTTGGGATTATCATGAAGTATAAACATTTATTACTAATTATTTTGCTTTTTTTTAATATTGTCCCTGTAATGGCTGAATCTGCCACTACAGTATCTGTCTCTAACATTTCTATCGAGGATGAAAATAATCAGATTGTTTCAATATTTCTTTCAGAATTGGGTGATTTTGAAATGCTTAAACTGTATTTATCCTTTGATCCTTCAATTGTCAATGTTAAAACTGTTAGGGTAAACAATTCAGTAATCCAAAATTCGGAGTTATTATCAGATACAAAAATAAGTAATGGTGCTCAGGACACAGGTTCTCTAAGTGCAACGATTAAATTTTCAGATACTGTCTCGCTTCAGAATAACACACCGGTTTTAGATATTGTTTTTTGTCCTACGAATAAAAGTGGATATTCCTATAATAGTGTTGGTTCATCATACCTGAAATCCGGTGCCTCCGAATTTATTCAAGTAAAAAATAGCATCGACGGGCAAATATTCTCAAAAGGATTTGGAGAACCTTTACACAACCAGGGAACTTTAAGTGCTCCAAATATCACCTTAAAACCTGGATTCCAAGGGACTGGAATATTTGACATTAAAGATGTTGATGAAATATCCTATCTTTACATTAAGTTTTCTTACCTTGATGGAATATATCTTGACTGCAGAAAGAATGAAACTTTTTCAGAATTCACGATTTCAGGTCAAGGAGGCGGAAGTGGATGGGGAGGAAAGAGTGTTTACTACGAATTCAAGTCAGATAATAATGTAAATATTACTGACACAAGATCAGTCCTTGACTTTGCCTTAACACCATTAACTGAGGGCATCTGGGATATTGAAATGGGGCAGGAATGTTCATACTCAACGATCAATGAAGATGGAATTCCAATTGAATACCCATTTAAAACACTGAATAATGGTAGCATACAGGTAATTGAAAATCCCGAAGAGACAATGGTTAAAATAAACAATTGCACCATTTCATCAAATCAATCAGTTGTCAGTTCAATTGAAGTAAATAATTTAACAAATGCTGAAATGCTTAAACTGTATTTATCCTTTGATCCTTCAATTGTCAATGTTAAAACTGTTAGGGTAAACAATTCAGTAATCCAAAATTCGGAGTTATTATCAGATACAAAAATAAGTAATGGTGCTCAGGACACAGGTTCTCTAAGTGCAACGATTAAATTTTCAGATACTGTCTCGCTTCAGAATAACACACCGGTTTTAGATATTGTTTTTTGTCCTACGAATAAAAGTGGATATTCCTATAATAGTGTTGGTTCATCATACCTGAAATCCGGTGCCTCCGAATTTATTCAAGTAAAAAATAGCATCGACGGGCAAATATTCTCAAAAGGATTTGGAGAACCTTTACACAACCGGGGAACTTTAAGTGCTCCAAATATCACCTTAAAACCTAGGATTCCAAGGGACTGGAATATTTGACANNNNNNNNNNNNNNNNNNNNNNNNNNNNNNNNNNNNNNNNNNNNNNNNNNNNNNNNNNNNNNNNNNNNNNNNNNNNNNNNNNNNNNNNNNNNNNNNNNNNGAAAGAGTGTTTACTACGAATTCAAGTCAGATAATAATGTAAATATTACTGACACAAGATCAGTCCTTGACTTTGCCTTAACACCATTAACTGAGGGCATCTGGGATATTGAAATGGGGCAGGAATGTTCATACTCAACGATCAATGAAGATGGAATTCCAATTGAATACCCATTTAAAACACTGAAAAATGGCAGTATATTAGTAACATCGATTATAAAAGGTGATTTCAATGGAAATGGTTATGTTGATATAGGCGATGCCTCCAAAGTTGCTTTCATGGTGATAGGCAAAGTATCGGAAGATCTTGGTGCAGATTTTAATGTAAATGGATTTGTTGATATAGGTGATGCATCAAAGATCGCATTTTATATTGCTGGTAAAACTGGAAGTTTATGAATTAAATCTCCTGGAACTATTCCGGAAAGCAAGCCACAAGCCTTCTGCCGCAGCAGGAGGTGCAGTGGCGGTAATGGGATCAGCCGAATGCCTCTGAGGAACTCAGAGGAATTGGGCGTGAGCAGGCTGTGCAAACCGGATAAAATAGCGAACTTTTCACGGCTGAGTGAAACGAAGGCGGGAAGAGTGAGCGTCCGGAAGTAGTGTTAAGCGAGTGAAGGAAAGACTCCGGCAAACCGGATTCCAGTATCACACCCGGCAAACCCTGGTGAAGTGAAAACTTCCGGCAGGGGATTTCAGTATAATAACCGGCCCTCCCTCATCAGCATAGATCTGCAACAACTTCTTACATAATTCACCCAGCCGGAAGTTCATAAATACTGTAATATTGCGTATGTACTAAATACTATCCTACCCTTTCTGCTATGTAACGCAGTGATGACAATGGGGAAGAAGGAATTAGACAAAGCATATGTGAGTCTTGCTGAAAGAACAGTAGAATCACAAATGATAGCTGAATTGATGGAGGATTACGGATTTGCAGCAGCAATTGCAAGAAGTCTTAAAGATCTCTTCATGTCTTATTTTAACACCTATCTGGGCCATGAAAAATCTGATGGGCAGATGATATACAGAGTAATTCCCAGTGATGTACCACCTGGGATCGAGGTAAGTAAGATCAAAACTCTTCCGGTTCAGCTAACCCTCTGTGATGTAAGTGACATTGAGATCATGAACAAAAGCTCTGTTGAGCTACAGAGACACCGAATAATCAGACTTACCAATGAAGCATATGATCAGGGAGGTGTCCTGACACAGTCAGATTTGTCCGTTATGTTAGGTGAGAGTCTCAGGACCATATCAACCAGAGTTTCTGAACTTAAGAAAGAAGGCATCATAGTACCAACAAGAGGAAATAAAAAGGACATAGGGCCTGGGGTCTCACACAAGGTAAAAATTGTTGAACTCTATCTCAAAGGATATGATTTCACTGAGATCAAAAGGAGAACACGACATAGTAGTGAAGCCATATCAAGATATCTCAATGATTTTGCCAGAGTATCATGTCTTGATGACATGAAGCATAGCATGGAGGAGATCAGAATTATCACAAATCATTCGGAAAACCTGGTAAAACAGTATCTTGATCTGAAAGATTCTCTCCTTGATGAAAACACAATCCGGAGATATGAACAGTTAACAGCCAAATTTGCAGGCGGGAAAAAAAAATCACCTTACTCTCAAAGGGGAGACAGACTCTTCAATGTCATCAGGGAGGGAAAAAATGAAAGTAGATAAGATGACCAGAACGAAAGTTGAATCGTCACTTAAAACCAGCATTGTAAATCTGATAGACAAGGATTATACAATGATAAACGGCGACAAGATCAAGCAGATGTTTGCTGAGGACGTTGTAAATCTTGTAAGAGAAGAGTTCCGTGAACTTGATTCTGTTGAAACAGGGCAGATACTGTGGATAGGCATCCATAAAGATGACAAACCATCATACGGCAAAAACGCCGGTAATATTCAGATGGTTCCCATCTCCCTCTCTTTGATAGCAAAAGAAGATCTTGATATGACAGCGGAGGGCTATTCAAAGCAGGAAATTCGTGAAAAAAGAATTGTGAGGCTTTTTAATGAAGCCTACCAACAGAGTGCATTACTTTCAAACACAGACGTAGGAATGATAATTGGTGTAAGTCCAACAACAGTCAGCAAACAGGCCAGAGAATTCATGGAGCGGGAGAAAGTTGTTCTACCAACAAGAGGAACAATCCATGACCTTGGTATGGCAACCACACACAAGAAGATAATCATCAGATTATACATGGATGGTCATCTGACACCTGCTATAGCCAGAATAACAAACCATTCAGAAGAAGCTGTTGATAGGTACATCAGAGCCTTTGAGAAGGTAAACCTTCTTAAGGATGAAAAACCTGAATATATCCATTCAGTAACAGGGATGAGCAACTGGTTGATCAAATCTTATCTGGATATAATCGATGAATTCCCGGAAACAGGTGATGAAACGTGAAAACAATATGCGTAAAGAAAATGTGCCTGAACCAAAATATGGTGGGTTGGAGCACATACGCAATATTGCCGATTAGGAAATTATCACCCGGAAAAATACCTCCTAACACAGAAATACCAAATATCCGGGAAACCTGCAAAAACAGTGTAAAACCCAAAAAACCGATCCACACAGAAAGCCTGTATCCCCTTTTCTAAGCCCACCCCATACAAAACATCCTCCGGAAAACCGGCGCCTCTAAAAAGGCCCGTATAAATCAAAATTTCAGCGACATATCAGAAATAAAGCCCAAATCCGGCACAAATCTCAACCCTCAAAAAGGCCCAATCTAATCAGTTTATTCCCGGAAAAAGCCCGGAATAAGCTTTAAAATATCATACATTCCGGAAATTCATTCACATAAAACAATAAAAAATGAAATATTGGGATTTGATAGAAATTCAGGGGATTTATGGGGATTTGATACGAATGAAGGAATTAACATCAACTGAGTATTTGTGCAGGGCGGTCATGACAACATAGGAAAAAACAGCAGGTACTGGGGGCATGTACCTGCATAAAAGGAGATGGTGAATCTCCGGTGTAAACCCTTACACCAGAGCTGTTACCCCATCTGCCCATGTTTCAACCTTGGTCCGGATGGATTCATCCGAGTATGAGGTGAGCCTTGCATTATCCCTGCCGATGGTGAGATAATAAATTTCGCCGTTTACATCATGGCACTTCAGTGTGCTTGAGAAGGAATCTTTCTCT
The sequence above is a segment of the Methanoplanus limicola DSM 2279 genome. Coding sequences within it:
- a CDS encoding DUF1670 domain-containing protein; its protein translation is MKVDKMTRTKVESSLKTSIVNLIDKDYTMINGDKIKQMFAEDVVNLVREEFRELDSVETGQILWIGIHKDDKPSYGKNAGNIQMVPISLSLIAKEDLDMTAEGYSKQEIREKRIVRLFNEAYQQSALLSNTDVGMIIGVSPTTVSKQAREFMEREKVVLPTRGTIHDLGMATTHKKIIIRLYMDGHLTPAIARITNHSEEAVDRYIRAFEKVNLLKDEKPEYIHSVTGMSNWLIKSYLDIIDEFPETGDET
- a CDS encoding DUF1670 domain-containing protein, with amino-acid sequence MGKKELDKAYVSLAERTVESQMIAELMEDYGFAAAIARSLKDLFMSYFNTYLGHEKSDGQMIYRVIPSDVPPGIEVSKIKTLPVQLTLCDVSDIEIMNKSSVELQRHRIIRLTNEAYDQGGVLTQSDLSVMLGESLRTISTRVSELKKEGIIVPTRGNKKDIGPGVSHKVKIVELYLKGYDFTEIKRRTRHSSEAISRYLNDFARVSCLDDMKHSMEEIRIITNHSENLVKQYLDLKDSLLDENTIRRYEQLTAKFAGGKKKSPYSQRGDRLFNVIREGKNESR
- a CDS encoding DUF7017 domain-containing protein, producing MESGDNNRLNANELRKSGRYLEALEEYKFKWDGGHGNEYDAAGILNCLRKLKLLKEGLAFALSIPSDYFYLNWISNEISWTIADIVDNLSKRGVPLENIDREGEKILKLNAADQAVNKIAFVIMKSAKENKNWNILLKWANAVNPASLSKEGLTLPDGKKGWSYLGRWTNYKITALIETGSANESIQISKWAIDNFPNHKKFFAYNLFRAYSKLEDYENAEEAFNDLRVITKPDPYMFHEYGSMFIKSGRTDEGLYYLVKSVTGSQKPEFLVGYYADLGDVFRKIGMDNEARNHYLLAAAVRAKNKWTIPQTLQKSLEDMQIGSFDGNVGELLSICNDYWMKYLDAGDEFKREIPKEEPIETDIVGIIYLGYEEREYFFVNPPGSEGIIGFKNELTEDIKDRCQVIFDVVPSFNKKRGEWSEKAVNVRLY
- a CDS encoding HFX_2341 family transcriptional regulator domain-containing protein, whose amino-acid sequence is MTYVNNVGTMTSNKYVGERIHIIPLGHEYDRAIAPFTNLKAERAYVLSVPVNSELNPDMLKKQNHFTKKVITELERAGIKAIDQRVNLFDINETLKAISILIVNEKKKGNDVLVNMSACGRKTSFAAVMAAMVHKVGVYYVSANNYVADNNGDQYYEHGLSIVEDFNRPIELLSPFKIMLPKYESQIILKELYEQNEKKLSLLEIIKKLGSDKNSVEGFENCPSIIKDTKITDRMGYRSLLNKVNRNFLSELLENNYIERKKSGREYYIKLTESGETIACVSGLLEVTSSSPNRIK